From Myxocyprinus asiaticus isolate MX2 ecotype Aquarium Trade chromosome 25, UBuf_Myxa_2, whole genome shotgun sequence, one genomic window encodes:
- the wu:fi04e12 gene encoding desmoplakin-B isoform X1, with product MSMYGSQRGLNMTVRRTGSRSDVNAPAYPYARNEVVVQRGKNEYVQEFVETGQSHNFSRQSISAGQVSNMSSMQQQVSLLQSRCQEFLEKTAYILQNGNDQRAFAEAENSLAFAADINEQLRSFAFDLGQQNMPSEKIMRSVNIFTDQIRDLSIALNSPPQQKWTSRSIRRSVSREEPNRYFTEAMGWIAHQKRLIEMSSWGEDMSAIEQQIANHITFQGSLQGSVEVDRARAELMRPKDQNADINKSHLNKLEQEWDNLQKMSYQRGNQLQELRNIIEEISNQIMWVNDREEEELMFDWGDKNIDVYIPKKEESFSKLMSELELKEIDLNVLKVKVDTLLKNKHPASDKIQAYMETLQTQWSWLLQITKCINVHLKENARYSQFFKETTDMNSKLKNEHDNIRKNFSCDKSTPLHSLLELLQGLERERERLTEQREMVQQLVIKSKNIIRLKLRNPEEKITSQSHVLVRALCDFRQDERVIRKGDEGILKDNTERTTWQVTGPGGMDMQVPSVCLLLPPPNPLAISLAQKNSQYYEAILSVWNQLYINIKSMISWQYCLLDINRINSLTINVLAKMGPDESMRIIKSLEMHFQEFKKHAQGSELFGAEDQKNLESQFSSAQQHYGKLAVQLPTYTVRGEGSEYSAAVSVKLLNEIYVLRLKLDGAESSLVSFLYISIGENTPEECSRHIINTQVFQKDVESLRGEFLRLRDSIQAELKDATDTNKAKYLSGQLDFINQGLVNLENYTGTHLQRLNSLQSLLKTVLRAEDVVKVYEARLVEKETASLDPEEIRKYQNVLRNMRSDLEQKQDVLNSLMAELSNVHQFNKQADQGRYRCIINLSQYAEHVNQLSDRWKRIQTQIKSRLDDLDVYLPQLQQYLNSSSSLSGWIKETQRHIDAQQTMKTSDIIVYTQLLNQQKALNSDIKAKRELLETVQNDGDSCIKAIKNYELELASYGAGLETLLNIPIKRAVLQSPSSAISEEVSSLNAHYLELLTRSSDYYKLLVASLKNIEELKIRNTRIELLEEELQQLRDTIKDHNATNASLQEALLKYQQELSDSQQHLLSLEEVKRSQTLKCMVTQESLDSSENRLQELMEQIRHLKIQLEDVERKKKIVEERYTFLQEEYNETMRKKLKELEQASWAKMELEKTVSDRTREVERLRRELEEEARRVKEAQAEMAKVRQEHSIEIREVKQSYESQILITQTSMERLSQQQESDSASMHLEYERLEGESRELKEQLKRLRLSLIQEEAQRKNLEEEVKRLSSVGTEEGQKRHELEAQLQLMLSQKREADNKWKEVQESSNRMLQEKSSEINHLTRCLEEERRMKRASETETRRLEGDLADLKAKNETSNEELMQLRSSHCELSLIRVELEAHALEKSRSEQNIARLQSRIQELQEELKRLESELEKQRRVAEEEAGKRRRTEMQLEKSSQAMREYTSTITTLRKSQEETSLEAKQVDKEFKQLQETLDHTLKEHKASSQSLAALKAEVNTLRLQLMQEQGRVQDANKRYEALHRSMEEKTIALNTNTAGTERLQRLNETLTKERLWLEEELRAVRLQHEELLNGKKNEDREMTEQITALQKQLDASQRASAEHDRLIRQLSREREKLQQEIENVQKQASETSSVIQISQSQCTELQQERDALIKKMKMMEQDVMRLKNLEEDLARIKLSLESELRLKSQLQEENDRINKDFTQWKRKCDIHEERIRKHSSERSALESQFNSVKSEVERLRSLLKETEERYRLQLQTLERERTEIQLLRSSQQKPDDANKYTQTDQPDSSSLVFDGVRKKVTAQQLLDCGVIDKVKFEQLIKGERTVQDVAVDIRLNLKGTGAIAGLAGGPKGKMTFIEAKKQHLLSDESANMLLEAQAATGYMIDPRANVKMTVEEACQNGLVDETDRKQLLIAESACTGFRDPKTAKLLSAWQAMRKGIINRDTALRLLQAQEAAGGILDPILSVYLSKDTAMDRDLIDDDLYHALNTRPECYIDPDTGLRANYVTLKKRCKADLTTSLLLLPAPEKPMTVQGLRAEVSISDLVDAKLLEPSDVESLREGKITSQDIEHRLRAYLRGSNCIAGVYDEANDCTLPIYQAMKNGLLRPGTTLELLEAQAASGFMIDPINNEYYTVEEACKKGLVGVEFKDKLLSAERAVTGYKDPGTNKIISLFEAIERGIIEKGHGIRLLEAQIASGGIIDPKHSHRIDVDVAYQKGYFGEEMNQILKDEGDDTKGFFDPNTEDNLTYLQLKSRCITDKKTGLVLLPLHDKRKSQQKNTSRKRRVLIVDPESNKEMTVREAYEKKLIDYQTFMELSQQECEWEETVITAPDGSNRTAIMDMQTGIQYDLKELLDKGVIDQDVFDKYRSGDITVTQLADMITNKAKTLNKPLSSTASSSSFTSQMTLTNQTIKSEIIQTEQSVSTQQDPSSINSAKLISSMSIKLAPLVETIEEQNPVGAIFDTEKLEKISVCDALKRGILDSITAQRLLEAQACTGGVVNPENGRRMSIQEATRLGVLDDEMANRLKPAQKAYIGFEDVKTKRKMSAAEAVKEKWLPYEAGQRFLEFQYLTGGLFDPELGYRRTLEEALQLGWLDVRGAQRLQDTRHHPKTLTCPKTKLRISYKEALEGCMSEENTGVRMLPAATVSSRGISSPYNLSNPGSASGSRSGSRSGSRRGSVDYSLSPSSSTRYSSFSYSRTSFSSRSPS from the exons ATGAGTATGTACGGCTCGCAGCGCGGACTCAACATGACGGTTCGCCGCACCGGATCCCGGAGCGATGTGAACGCGCCCGCGTATCCGTATGCGCGCAACGAGGTGGTGGTGCAGCGGGGGAAGAATGAATACGTGCAGGAATTTGTGGAGACAGGACAAAGCCACAATTTCTCCAGACAGTCCATAAGCGCCGGTCAAGT ATCCAACATGAGTTCCATGCAACAGCAGGTATCATTGCTACAGAGCCGGTGTCAAGAGTTCCTGGAGAAGACAGCATATATTTTACAGAAT gGGAATGATCAGCGTGCTTTCGCTGAAGCTGAAAACAGTCTGGCATTTGCTGCTGATATCAACGAGCAGCTCAGAAGTTTTGCATTTGACCTCGGTCAACAGAACATGCCATCTGAAAAAATCATGCGGAG TGTGAATATATTTACTGATCAGATCAGAGATCTCAGCATTGCTCTAAACAGCCCTCCTCAACAGAAATGGACCAGCAGATCCATCAGACGCAGCGTGAGCCGAGAGGAACCCAACAGATACTTCACTGAGGCCATGGGCTGGATCGCACATCAGAAG cgaTTGATTGAGATGTCGTCATGGGGAGAAGACATGTCGGCCATTGAGCAGCAGATAGCCAATCACATCACCTTTCAAGGCTCTCTCCAGGGGAGTGTGGAGGTTGATAGAGCTCGAGCAGAACTG ATGCGACCCAAAGATCAAAACGCAGACATAAACAAATCCCATCTGAACAAACTGGAACAAGAATGGGACAATCTGCAG AAAATGTCGTACCAGAGAGGCAATCAGCTGCAGGAACTGAGGAACATCATAGAGGAGATATCCAATCAGATCATGTGGGTGAAcgacagagaggaagaggagctgATGTTCGACTGGGGCGATAAAAACATAGATGTCTACATCCCGAAAAAAGAGGAGAGCTTTTCC AAACTGATGAGTGAACTGGAGCTGAAGGAAATTGATCTGAATGTTCTTAAAGTGAAGGTGGACACTCTGCTGAAGAACAAACACCCTGCGTCTGATAAGATCCAG GCGTATATGGAGACGCTACAGACGCAGTGGAGCTGGCTTCTACAGATCACCAAATGCATTAACGTCCATCTGAAGGAAAATGCACGATACAgccag TTCTTCAAGGAGACGACTGACATGAACAGCAAACTCAAGAATGAGCACGACAACATCCGCAAGAACTTTTCCTGCGATAAGTCGACACCGCTGCACAGCTTACTAGAACTTTTACAGGGTCTGGAG AGAGAGCGTGAGCGTTTGACAGAGCAGAGGGAGATGGTCCAACAGCTGGTGATAAAATCCAAAAACATTATCAGACTGAAGCTGAGAAACCCCGAGGAGAAAATCACCAGCCAATCACATGTGCTTGTGCGCGCGCTGTGTGACTTCAGACAAGACGAG AGGGTGATCCGTAAGGGAGATGAAGGGATTCTGAAGGACAACACTGAACGGACCACATGGCAGGTGACGGGACCTGGAGGAATGGACATGCAGGTGCCTTCAGTCTGTCTGCTGTTGCCGCCACCAAATCCACTCGCCATCAGCCTGgcacaaaa GAATTCCCAGTATTATGAAGCCATTCTCTCAGTGTGGAATCAGCTGTACATCAACATTAAGAGTATGATCTCATGGCAGTACTGTCTGCTGGACATCAACCGCATCAATTCCCTCACCATCAACGTG ctgGCCAAAATGGGTCCAGACGAGTCGATGAGGATCATCAAAAGTTTGGAGATGCACTTTCAGGAGTTTAAGAAGCACGCTCAGGGTTCAGAGCTGTTCGGGGCAGAAGATCAGAAGAATTTAGAGAGTCAATTCAGCAGTGCACAGCAACACTACGGCAAACTGGCCGTTCAGCTGCCCACATACA ctGTGAGAGGAGAGGGATCAGAGTATTCTGCCGCAGTGAGTGTGAAACTGTTGAATGAGATCTATGTTCTGAGATTAAAGCTGGACGGGGCCGAATCATCCCTCGTTTCATTCCTATACATCTCCATAGGAGAGAACACGCCTGAGGAGTGTTCTCGCCACATCATCAACACACAG GTCTTTCAGAAAGACGTGGAGTCTCTGAGAGGAGAGTTTTTGAGGCTGCGAGACTCCATACAGGCTGAACTGAAGGATGCAACGGACACCAATAAAGCCAAATACCTGAGTGGTCAACTAGATTTCATTAATCAGGGACTAGTTAACCTGGAGAACTACACTGGGACTCATCTGCAGAG GTTGAATTCATTGCAGTCCCTGCTGAAGACAGTACTGAGAGCTGAGGACGTGGTGAAAGTTTACGAAGCTCGACTCGTTGAGAAAGAAACGGCTTCTCTGGATCCAGAAGAGATTCGGAAATACCAGAATGTGCTCAGG AATATGCGCAGCGACTTGGAGCAGAAACAGGATGTGCTGAATTCACTGATGGCTGAGTTAAGCAACGTTCATCAGTTTAATAAGCAGGCGGATCAGGGCAGGTACAGGTGTATTATCAACCTCTCTCAGTATGCTGAACATGTGAACCAGTTGTCAGACCGCTGGAAACGCATTCAGACACAGATCAAAAGCAG GTTGGATGATCTGGATGTTTACCTGCCTCAGCTGCAGCAATACCTGAACTCTAGTTCTAGTCTCAGTGGTTGGATCAAAGAGACTCAACGGCATATTGATGCTCAGCAGACGATGAAGACCAGTGACATCATAGTTTACACCCAACTTCTCAACCAACAGAAG GCATTAAACTCTGATATAAAGGCAAAGAGAGAGCTGTTGGAGACTGTACAGAACGATGGAGACTCCTGCATAAAAGCTATCAAG AATTATGAGCTGGAGTTAGCATCTTACGGTGCTGGACTAGAAACATTACTAAACATCCCCATCAAGAGAGCTGTCCTGCAGTCACCATCTTCTGCTATTTCAGAAGAG GTCTCTTCTTTAAATGCACACTACTTAGAATTACTTACCCGTTCAAGTGATTACTACAAACTTCTTGTGGCCTCATTGAAGAACATAGAAGAACTGAAG ATCCGTAATACCAGGATTGAACTTCTCGAGGAGGAACTTCAGCAGCTGAGAgacaccatcaaggaccacaatgCCACGAATGCCTCTTTGCAAGAGGCTCTGTTAAAATACCAGCAGGAGCTGAGTGACTCGCAGCAACACCTGCTTTCTCTGGAGGAAGTCAAGAGGAGCCAAACTTTAAAGTGCATGGTCACGCAGGAGAGCCTAGACTCCTCAGAGAACCGTCTACAAGAGCTTATGGAGCAAATACGTCACCTCAAAATCCAGTTGGAAGATGTGGAGAGGAAGAAGAAGATTGTGGAAGAACGCTATACGTTTTTGCAAGAAGAATACAATGAGACCATGCGCAAGAAGCTCAAGGAACTGGAGCAGGCCAGCTGGGCCAAGATGGAGTTGGAGAAGACAGTGTCCGATCGGACCCGAGAGGTGGAACGTCTGCGCAGGGAGTTGGAGGAGGAGGCGCGGCGAGTGAAGGAGGCACAAGCGGAGATGGCAAAGGTAAGGCAGGAGCACAGCATTGAGATACGAGAGGTGAAACAGTCCTATGAGTCTCAAATCCTCATTACACAAACCAGCATGGAGAGGCTTTCGCAGCAGCAGGAGAGTGATTCGGCCTCCATGCATCTGGAGTACGAAAGATTGGAAGGAGAGTCTAGAGAGTTGAAAGAGCAACTGAAAAGGCTTCGTCTTTCCCTCATCCAGGAGGAGGCACAGAGGAAGAACCTGGAAGAGGAGGTAAAGAGACTCAGCAGTGTTGGCACTGAGGAAGGCCAGAAGCGGCATGAGCTGGAAGCTCAGCTCCAGTTGATGCTTAGCCAGAAACGAGAAGCAGACAACAAATGGAAGGAGGTGCAAGAAAGCTCCAATCGGATGCTGCAGGAGAAGAGCAGTGAGATCAACCATCTTACGCGCTGTCTTGAGGAGGAGCGACGTATGAAAAGAGCTTCGGAGACGGAGACAAGGCGACTGGAAGGCGATTTGGCTGACCTCAAAGCCAAGAACGAAACCTCAAACGAGGAGCTGATGCAGCTTCGTTCCTCCCATTGCGAATTGAGCCTCATCCGTGTTGAGTTGGAGGCCCATGCCCTTGAGAAGAGTCGGTCTGAACAGAATATAGCACGGCTACAAAGCCGCATTCAAGAGCTTCAAGAGGAGCTGAAGCGACTGGAAAGTGAATTGGAGAAGCAGCGACGAGTGGCAGAAGAGGAGGCTGGAAAACGCAGAAGAACAGAGATGCAACTTGAAAAGTCTAGCCAGGCCATGCGCGAGTACACATCTACCATCACCACACTGCGTAAGAGCCAGGAAGAGACCAGTCTTGAGGCCAAACAGGTGGATAAAGAATTCAAGCAGCTGCAGGAGACCCTGGACCACACCTTGAAGGAGCACAAAGCGTCGTCTCAGAGTCTGGCCGCTTTGAAAGCTGAGGTGAATACTCTGAGACTACAGTTGATGCAAGAGCAGGGTCGCGTCCAAGACGCCAATAAGCGCTATGAGGCCCTTCATCGTAGCATGGAAGAGAAGACAATTGCACTGAACACAAACACTGCTGGGACCGAGCGCCTGCAGAGGCTTAATGAAACACTTACTAAAGAGCGCCTCTGGCTGGAGGAGGAGTTACGTGCTGTGCGTCTACAGCACGAGGAGCTGCTTAATGGCAAAAAGAATGAAGACCGGGAAATGACAGAGCAAATCACAGCTTTGCAAAAACAGCTTGACGCCAGTCAGCGTGCCAGTGCGGAGCATGACCGCCTTATACGGCAGCTctcacgagagagagaaaaactgcaACAGgagatagaaaatgtgcaaaagcAAGCCAGCGAG ACTTCCTCTGTGATCCAGATTTCTCAATCTCAGTGCACTGAACTGCAGCAAGAGCGCGATGCCCTCATcaagaaaatgaaaatgatggaACAGGATGTGATGCGTTTGAAAAATCTGGAGGAGGATCTTGCCCGTATCAAACTCTCACTGGAGTCAGAACTGCGACTGAAATCACAGCTACAGGAAGAGAATGACAGGATCAACAAGGACTTTACCCAGTGGAAGAGAAAATGTGACATTCACGAAGAGAGAATACGGAAGCACAGCTCAGAGCGTTCTGCTCTGGAAAGCCAGTTTAACTCTGTCAAGAGTGAGGTGGAAAGGCTGAGGTCCCTACTAAAGGAGACTGAAGAACGCTACAGGCTGCAGTTGCAGACCTTGGAACGAGAGAGGACTGAGATCCAGTTACTGAGAAGCTCACAGCAGAAGCCAGATGATGCTAACAAATACACCCAGACAGACCAACCTGACTCTTCCTCTCTGGTCTTCGATGGTGTGCGCAAGAAGGTCACCGCGCAGCAGCTGCTGGACTGTGGCGTGATTGATAAAGTGAAATTTGAACAGTTAATAAAGGGTGAGCGGACTGTACAGGATGTAGCGGTCGATATCAGGCTCAATCTTAAAGGCACAGGAGCAATTGCAGGGCTTGCAGGTGGGCCTAAAGGTAAAATGACATTCATAGAGgccaaaaaacaacatttgctCTCAGATGAGAGTGCAAACATGTTGCTGGAGGCTCAAGCTGCCACAGGGTATATGATAGACCCCCGAgctaatgtgaaaatgacagttGAGGAGGCTTGTCAAAATGGACTTGTGGATGAAACGGACAGGAAGCAGCTTTTGATTGCAGAGTCTGCCTGCACTGGGTTTCGGGATCCCAAAACTGCAAAACTCCTGTCAGCTTGGCAAGCCATGAGGAAGGGAATTATCAACCGGGACACAGCTCTGCGTCTACTGCAAGCACAAGAGGCAGCAGGAGGGATCCTAGATCCCATCCTTAGCGTCTATCTCTCGAAAGATACTGCTATGGACCGTGACCTCATCGATGATGATCTTTACCATGCTCTAAACACTAGACCAGAGTGCTACATTGATCCCGACACTGGTCTACGTGCCAACTACGTTACCCTGAAAAAGCGATGCAAGGCTGACCTCACCACCAGCTTGCTCCTGCTTCCAGCTCCAGAGAAACCCATGACTGTGCAGGGACTCCGTGCTGAAGTTAGTATCTCAGACCTTGTGGATGCAAAATTGCTGGAACCCTCAGACGTGGAAAGTCTAAGAGAGGGCAAGATTACCAGCCAAGACATCGAACACAGGCTTCGGGCTTATCTAAGAGGATCAAACTGCATTGCTGGGGTTTATGATGAAGCCAATGACTGCACTTTGCCCATCTATCAGGCTATGAAGAATGGACTTTTGCGACCAGGCACTACCTTGGAGCTTCTGGAGGCCCAGGCCGCCTCAGGCTTCATGATAGATCCTATAAACAATGAGTACTACACAGTAGAGGAGGCCTGCAAGAAAGGGCTTGTAGGTGTGGAATTCAAAGACAAGCTTCTTTCTGCCGAGAGAGCAGTCACTGGGTACAAAGACCCTGGAACCAACAAGATCATCTCACTTTTTGAAGCCATTGAGCGTGGAATCATTGAGAAAGGTCACGGCATTCGCCTGTTGGAGGCTCAGATTGCAAGTGGTGGAATTATTGACCCTAAACACAGTCACAGAATTGATGTCGATGTGGCATATCAGAAAGGCTACTTTGGTGAGGAGATGAACCAGATTCTGAAAGATGAAGGAGATGACACAAAGGGTTTCTTTGACCCCAACACAGAGGATAATCTAACATACCTGCAGCTGAAGAGCCGCTGCATCACGGATAAGAAGACAGGACTGGTGCTGCTGCCTCTACACGATAAAAGAAAAAGCCAGCAAAAGAACACCTCAAGAAAGAGAAGGGTGTTGATTGTTGATCCAGAAAGTAATAAAGAGATGACAGTACGAGAAGCCTACGAGAAAAAACTCATAGACTACCAGACATTCATGGAATTGTCTCAGCAAGAGTGCGAATGGGAGGAAACAGTCATCACTGCCCCTGATGGCTCTAACAGAACAGCCATAATGGACATGCAAACAGGCATTCAGTATGACTTGAAAGAACTGCTTGATAAGGGTGTCATTGACCAAGATGTATTTGACAAGTATCGCTCAGGAGATATCACAGTCACACAGCTTGCTGACATGATCACTAACAAGGCGAAGACCCTCAACAAACCTCTGAGCTCCACTGCCTCCTCATCGTCATTCACATCCCAAATGACACTGACAAACCAGACAATCAAAAGTGAAATCATACAAACTGAGCAAAGTGTTTCTACGCAGCAAGATCCATCCTCAATTAACAGTGCCAAGCTTATTTCCAGCATGTCAATAAAACTGGCCCCATTAGTAGAAACGATAGAGGAGCAGAATCCAGTTGGTGCAATTTTTGACACTGAGAAGCTGGAGAAGATCAGTGTGTGTGATGCCCTGAAGCGAGGAATACTTGATTCTATCACTGCACAACGATTGCTCGAGGCACAAGCATGCACCGGTGGGGTCGTCAATCCTGAAAATGGCCGCCGTATGTCCATTCAGGAAGCAACCCGTCTTGGCGTACTTGATGACGAGATGGCTAACAGGCTAAAACCTGCCCAGAAGGCATATATTGGCTTTGAAGATGTGAAAACAAAGCGCAAGATGTCTGCCGCCGAGGCAGTCAAAGAAAAATGGCTTCCATATGAGGCTGGGCAACGCTTTCTTGAGTTCCAGTATTTAACTGGTGGTTTGTTTGACCCAGAGCTTGGATACAGACGTACACTTGAGGAGGCCTTGCAGCTCGGCTGGCTTGACGTGAGAGGAGCTCAGAGGCTCCAAGATACACGCCACCATCCCAAAACTCTAACCTGCCCCAAGACCAAGCTGAGGATATCCTACAAGGAGGCTCTGGAGGGTTGCATGAGCGAGGAGAACACAGGTGTCCGCATGCTTCCTGCAGCCACAGTTTCATCACGTGGAATCAGCAGCCCCTACAACCTTTCCAATCCAGGATCTGCTTCAGGGTCTAGGAGCGGTTCTCGAAGTGGATCCCGTAGGGGCAGTGTGGACTACAGTTTGTCCCCTTCTTCCTCTACCAGATACAGCAGCTTTAGCTACAGCAGAACCTCCTTTAGCTCAAGATCGCCCTcctaa